Sequence from the Bufo bufo chromosome 10, aBufBuf1.1, whole genome shotgun sequence genome:
gcctgtagtgtgtttttccactttaattttgagtgtgactccaaatccagacctccatgggttgaaaaatttgatttccatttataaattttttgtgtgattttgttgtcagcacattcaactatgaacaaagtatttcagaagaatatttaattaattcagatctaggatgtgttatttttgtgttccctttatttttttgagcagtgtatatattatcATATAAAAATGACTTGTTCTTCACTTACCAGCTGATCCCCTCTTCCTTTTCTTAAACTAACTTTTTCTCTGAAATAATTTGTTTTAGAACAGAATAGTATACCTGCTCAGTGAACGATTGGATTACAATTATCCCATAGAAGAATTCTAtggagaagggagggggagaagcagTGAGCTACCCTGAGAGAGAAACaagcagagagagacagacatgATTCAGAAGAAGTTAACAAGGTTGACAGATTTGGGAACAAAAAAGTTTTAATAACACCCCTTAAATGGGcgcccacaaaaaaaactgacttgtttACTAAATgatatatacacacaaaaaaggagtCATTATAGCCCAACGTATTATTGTGTATATTTATACTGTGGGTTATAATGACTCTTTTGTTTTGTGTATGTATCATGATTCAGAAGATTCAGCagctaaaaaaagtgaaaaactgCCTTTTGATGGCATTTTATTAACAGTAGTCACATGGCCGTTTTCAtaattattgcagtctatggggctatACACATGGCCGtttaacagccagtgaatagAGGCCAGACAGAcccccactgaaatcaatgggcccATTTTTTACGGGCGTTTTGACAGAAGTGCACCTGTCtaatggccgttaaaaatggtTACATGAGTGTTGCGGAAGGCAgggagcttaaaaaaaaaaaaacagatactCACCTCACCTATGGCACAGCTGGGAAAACTTGCTCAACGCTGGAGGCAGCAGAATCTGACACTTCCAACCTCGTGACATCACATCACTTTGGGAgcgtcaggtcctgctgcctccagtgcaGATTGAGTGTTCCCAGCCATGCCTGTGCAGAGgtattttttttgctaatttgTTGGCACTATGGGTGGGTGGGGCCTTATGTACATAGGGCCATTTAATATACAGGGGGACTATAAAGGCTATTAAAGAtaatgggggcactgcaggggttggggttGAGAAAAGCCAACAAAAGAAATTTATTTTTAACTTGCATTATAAACGGCTGTTAAAAACAGATAGACTGCATCCATtttctgatgcaaaatggccatgaaaaacagagagtttattagttatttTAATGGACGTTTATGTGAATGCACTCTAAGTGTTATATCTCaccccaagtgctttattcacatctgtACTGCTCAGTACTTTTGCTTCTGAATGATTATGAGTGAGTGAGAGCCATGGAGCAGAATCAGCTGTCTCCCTGTGTTGTCTATTGGCAGACATTACAGCTAGTTTCCACCTACCAGCTCAGGGACAATTGAGAATCAGGAGATGTAGCATGCAGAGGGGAAAACTGCTAAAATTAATGGCAGACGCAAGTCGTATAATGACAAGATACGGTGCTATCACTAATATATACACATGGAAGCTTATTCTGAAGTCACTTGGAATGGAAGTTTTGCTTTAAAAAATATCTTGTATGAAGATATTTGTGAACACACTTGTGAACAAATATATAGTTTCTATATAGATGGAAACTTTagtccaggcatcctcaaactgcggccctaaaactacaattcccacaatgccctgctttaggctgatacctgtaggctgttcgggcatgctgggagttgtagttttgcaacagctggagggccgcagtttaaggatgcctgctttagtttataacaggcatgctcaacctgcagccctccagctgttgcaaaactacaactcccagcatgcccgaacagcctacagctatcagcaggtcattgtgggagttgtagttttacaacagctggagggccgcaggttgagcatgcctggtttataAATTAGGGCTCAACTACAACATGTGGATTTGCATTTCAAATTGAGCATGTATTTTATGAATCGTGTAAAGGATTCCAGTTGTgtacacagcaaaaaaaaaaaaaaagaaccattTGATTTTTGTCTCCCTGTACAGGTTTCGTAGGTTGATGCTGGAGTTTGAGCCTGAAGGTGCTGAGATCCCACGGGTCTTTCGGTCAGTGCTTCAGGATTTTGTGACTCAGGATGAGGAAGAACGAAAAACACAAGATGGTCGCTGGGGGAAGCGCAGAAGAGCCAAAAGCTTGGCCACATTCACTTTCAAGCCTTCTCGCCTACGAGTCAATCCCTTTCAACTGGAGGATACACATGGCTCAGATACTGAGAGTGAGCTAGTTGCTTCTGGGAGGGCAAGAAGCAAAAGTATGCCAGAGTTTAGCATTGCAAGGGAAGTGCAGTGACTGAACTTTACATATTGTGCACCAAAGAGTATACCTGCACACAGTGTGGATTATGAAGAAAATCTGCAGAGTAAAACACTAACAGCAAAGTTCATGAGATTTtacattttcttttgttttttgtgtgCAGAATAGACCTGTGGTTTGGCTTttcaaatccacagcatgtcagttGTTGATTGCTGATATAGTGTGGTTTtcagacttcaatggggttattAAAGTATACAAAATCCGCCTCCATAAAAAGGCACAAAAACATTGATAAATAGTGCTCATTCATGTGCGgtttttatcacatttttcatgcagattttctgcatacaaatccGCACCATGTGCAAGTACCCTAGGCCAAATGGGGCACATTCACATGTCTGTGTTTTTGATCAATGTTAAAGCCATGTATTTCTGCCTGTAACATGAGCAGATTCTATAAAGAAAAACCTTTCTTTGGGAAAAggtttttcagcttttttttctgATGGGATTCAGTCCTGTTTTTGGCAGGAAAGATCTTTCTAGAGGTTTACACTTCAACATTGAACATCTTTgaaaatttcaccccagaaatgtTCTATTTATAGTATGGGAAATGAAGGCCATCTTCCAATACTGTATTCACTGCCTTTTATGAATTGCTTATTTTGTTTCCTAAAAGACTGTTTGGCTTAGCTCTAAAATTAGGTCAGCAAAATGAGCAATGATAATATTATTTATGTCCCTTTTGCATTGTATGATATTGGTTGATAAAATATAGACTATGGACTAATTTCCAGCAGTTAATCCTATGATGTTGATCCAGAAAAACGGTAAAAAACACCAGAAACTACAAGACAGATGCCAATTGTCCATATTAACCTGTTCCTGACCACCTTACTTATATATACATCAGCGGTCGTGACTTTGAATATGACGACTGCTTGTACATGCAGCAGGCTCCATAGCtgagtgcctgctgttttaaacagcaggcattAGGGGCTAATGTATACGTTCAACTATAACGCCGATCACACACATTTCACCTCTCATATGCCATAGTTAAatgttgaccacggcatctaggaGTATAAAAACTGGGAGCACGCACTCCCAGCCATGCTCCGACTCCCCCCGGCGAGGATCAGGGGAGCCGGAGAGTGTGTGCGACAGCCCTTCCTCCTGAGGAACAGGAGGCTgccgcacattagttcctatggagagcctgtctgtggcagggctccataggaacttagggggtcatttactaaatgaTATATGCCAGTTTTTCTGCcgtatatctgtcacagatttaggaacaaaggttatttgcaccgcaatctgcaacttttctccgctcatgccaggtctaaaaaagggggcgttGCGGGCTAACCggaccgtctcatttatcattttctaagcctgttttaggtgtagaaaatgttttaaatctacgccagcaagggagatggtgtagatttagacctgCGGCggtggcagatccaccgccagtgcaggggttattaagaccggcgtcctaaatgccggtcttaataaatgacccccttagtttaaTTCTAATAGAATCCAATGCTAAGGCATTGGAATCTATGGaaaaagcaatctaatgattgcatgttatagttcgccaggggaattataatttttttttttttaaatcattttttttttattataaaaatatatatacaaaataaaaatatatataaaatataaaaaatataaaaatattatattcaaatcacccccgcaaattaaaataaaattacataaatTACCTTACTGATTGGGTGAATCAAATAGATAGTGAGCAACCAACACATGGTAACAATCAGGTGAGCCACCATAACAAGTTTTGTACCAAaagtacataaacaataaaaaaatacacatcatggacaTCACTGCGAGCAAAAAAGCACatactattaaaaaataaaaatatttagccCATACTACAAATGACaaaatggaaaaagaaaagttaaaatggctggttattttttggtcgcttcacctcccacaaattttttcataaaaagtgattaaaaagtcatacacacccaaaatggtatcaatgaaaagtagagATCGcccagcaaaaaattagccctcagggctcgttcacacgaatgtgtgatgcccgttgccgtattgcagaccgcatttgcggatccgcaatacacgggcaccgttccgtggccattccgcatcacggatgtggacccattcatttcaatgagtccgcaaatccggagttgCGGAACAGAAGAACGGAACAGAACACTAAGGAGTACtttcgcaccgcaaaaagatataactggctctatctttttgcggaacggaaggatcgcagacccattcaagtgaatgggtctgcgatccccatgtgcCTGCCCTacggacggtgcccgtgtattgtggaccgtaatttgcggtccacagcacgggcttcacacgttcatgtgaacgagccctcatacataaaaaaaaaaaacgctatgggggtaagaatatggtgatgaaacactgtaaaaactatacccataaaactgtggaggaattctgattttattttttataattccaacCCATTTGGagttttttccagcttcctatTAGATTGAATGCAACCataaacttgtcccgcaaaaccaagtcctcatacggctatgtacatgaaaaaataataataaagttatggctttgggaaggctgggagtaaaaaacaaaattgaaaaaaaatggaaagttgtctggtcattaaggggttaaggagtaaAATTgtttactaaggcctcatgcacacaaccgttgttgaaAACTCGAAAAATGcaacgttgttcatccgcggccgtgatccgtgtttcctgtccgtcaaaaaaatatgacctgtcctatttttttgacggacaacggttcactgacccattcaagtcaatgggtccgtgaaagaacacagatgcacacaagattggcatccgcgtccgtaggttactttcatacagacggatccgaagatccgtctgcataaaagctttttcagagctgagttttcacttcgtgaaaactcagatccgacagtatattctaacacagaggcgttcccattgtgatggggacgcttctagttagaatatactacgaactgtgtacatgattgccccctgctgcctggcagcacccgatctcttacagggggctgtgatccacacaagtaacccctcaggtgctgcacctaaagggttaattgtgcatatcatagccccctataagagatcaggggctgccaggcagcagacccccctccctccccagttttaatttcattggtggccagtgcggcccccccccctccattgtattattttcattggtggcacagtgtgcggccccccctccctctattgtattattttcattggtggcagtgtgcggcccccccctccctccctccctccattgtattattttcattggtggcacagtgtgcgaccccctcccagccccccctccctccctctattgtattattttcattggtggcactgtgcagcacctgaagggttaattgtgcggatcacagcccccttgtaagagatcgggtgctgccaggcagcagtcatgtacacagttcttagtatattctaacttgaagcgtccccatcaccatgggaacgcctctgtgttagaatatactgtcggatctgagtttcacgatctaactcatatccgacagtatattctaacatagaggcgttcccatggtgatggggacgcttcaagttaaaatataccatcggattggagaaaactccgatccgatggtataatagggactcctgactttacattgaaagtcaatgggggacggatccatttgcaattgcaccatattgtgtcaacgtcaaacggatccgtccctattgacttgcattgtaattcagcactgccaggcggacacaaaacgactttttttttatgtccgtgtatccgtgggtcttccttaatttttggaggatccacggacatgaaaaaaagccacggacgaaaaaaaacggtcacggatcacggacctacagaccccgttattgcggaccttaaaaaaaaaacggttgtgtgcatgaggcctaactccaaATATGGCAGTTAGAATGAAATCATGGATCAAAGTCCCATAGCAACCTATCGCAgaaaaacaaacaattttttgttaaggaggaccagtcaccactccttaggcctctttcacacgggcgttcagGATTTTCTCCGGATGCAttgcagttttgactgcgattgcgttccgatgttcagttttttccatgcgagtgtcatcttcattcagcaggacctgccctgacgtcaccgggctcaccatgtggtgagcgcaattacatcatcaaaggtcctttggcaggtcctgaaagatgaagaaagaagacaatgccggctgcacgaacaagaagatgaggtgagttaataattttatttttaacccctcaagcaacattttagtaaacattctgtattaggcctctttcacacgagcgtgtccggataaggtctggatgcgttgcggcaaacccgcgcgagtaggtacgcaattgcaggcagttttgggaaaataatagcattctgaatacagaatgcatagtacaatagggctggaggggttaaaaaaaataaaaaaaataaaaataaaaatttaactcaccttaatccacttgttcgcgcagccggcatctcttctgtcttcttctttgaggaataggacatttgatgacgtctcatcacatggtccatcacatgatcttttaccatggtgatggatcatgttacggatcatgtgatgagcgtagtgacgtcatcaaaggtcctattccttaaagaagacagaagagatgccggctgcgcgaacaagtggattaaggagagttaaattattattatttatttttaacccctccagccttattgtactatgcattctgtattcagaatgctattattttcccttataaccatgttataagggaaaataataaagatcgggtccccatcccgtctcctagcaatcgtgcgtgaaaatcgcaccgcatccgcacttgcttgcggatgcttgtgattttcacgcagccccattcacttctatggggcctgcgttgcgtgaaaaacgcacaatatagaacatgctgcgattttcacgtaacgcaaaagtgatgcgtgaaaatcaccgctcatgtgcacagccccatagaaatgaatgggtccggattcagtgcgggtgcaatgcgttcacctcatgcattgcacccgcgtggaaatctcgcccgtgtgaaagaggcctttaagaatgctattattttcctttataaccatgttataaggaaaataatatgGTAAAtttacttttatcaatttactaacatcatctcctagcaaaaatgcgtgaaaatcacattgcatccgcacttgcttgcggatgctatgcgatttccacgcatcccgattcatttctatggggcctgtgttgcgtgaaaaatgcagaatatagagcatgctgcgattttcacgcaacgcacaagtgatgcgtgaaaatcaccgctcatctgcacagccccattgaagtgaatgggtccggattcagtgcgggtgcaatgctttcacctcacgcatttcactcgcacggaattctcgcccgcatgaaaggggccttattcccAATGCAATAACTATTCTAGAacatcttttctgtacattgttcCATTCCTCATTATTGCTACTAGAAGCTTATTAATCAAGGTACAAGTGGGTGCTACCAGCTGGGAGTGGGTCCTGGCTCAGTCTAAGTACTCATACACACAAACATGTCGGCAGTATACTGTACACCAGCCCTGTGCACTCCCTATCATGAATGCGGACcaactgacttgaatgggtccgcaatctgcaagaTACGGATCGGTGCGGagcagaggcacggatcggatGCACATGAAGTGCCCCCGTGGGATTttggtctgtgcctccgcactacaaaaaaaatagaacgttctatttttttcgccGGACCGTCTCTTGCGGATCACGACCCATTCAGgtgaattgcggaccgcaatatgtGGTCGGATATTTCATGAGTTTGACATAtcctctttaagggctcatgcacacgaccgtatgtattttgcgcaaataaaaaacggatgacatccctgttgcatcttttttttttttttgcagatccattgtagcaatgcctgtccttgtccgcaaaacgaacaagaataggatatgttctatttttttgcggaatggacatacggaaatgtaatgcacacaaagtaacttccatttggtttgtggacccattgtaatgaatggttccgcatacaatctataaaaaaaaaacggaacggacacggaaaggaaatacgttcatctgcatgagccctaacgcaATGGATGAGAAAatattctaagggctcatgcacatggccgtatgtattttgtggtctgcaaaaaatacagatgacgtccgtgtggaacagctggcccctaatagaacagaacTATCTTtgcctgtaatgcggacaataaaaggacatgttctatttttttttcggaacggaaatacgggcatacggaaacagaaaacacaaggagtaacttccgtttttttgtgtggacccattgaaatgaatggttccacatacagtccacaaaaaaaacggaacggacacggaaataaaatacattcGTATGCATGAACCCTAATACTGGAACTGTGCAAAAGTATAATATGGAGAAATGTAATTGGTCCTCATCACTCTGTGGGCAGGGAGTCTGTATGAACACACACTGAGTCTTTACAGTTCACTGAATTCTGGAGATTTCATATTAAATACACTGCATGACAtgtcaagtctatgggcagcaaagcTTAAATAGAGCCCTTATAAAGGCATATGCATGAATACTAAATACTAATCTCAACCACTGTATTTGCCAGTTTGCCAAAAGTAAGTTTGTATTCCTACAGGAGGGATAGAAAGATTTTCCTTTTTCCAACTGGTGAAACCTTCCCCATCCTTAGcaataaataaatcaaatatggaagtggacaaggaaataattACCACATTGGCATCTGTAAATTGACACAATTTGAAGGACAAATACACACTTATCTATACCTTGGCATGACACCACAAAAAGCAATCTGCATTATTGTATGACTAGTAGAGAGTATAATCTACATGGTTTCCATTTTAGACACAGAATTCATACATGATCCTTGGCCCTAATGCATACACACATTTGGTTGTGGATAATATTTTTGCTTAATGATGATCACaggaaagctaaaaaaaaaaaaaattgctaccaTCAATTTGTTTTTCATAGAAATAAGTAAGTggcccttttaggctactttcacacttgcgttcggtgcggatccgtctggtatctgcacagacggagccgcacctataatgcaaacgcttgcatccgttcagaacggatccgtctgcataacagttttttcagatctgagttttcacttcgtgaaaactcagatccgacagtatattctaacacagaggcgttcccatggtgatggggacgcttcaagttagaatatactaaaagaactgtgtacataactgccccctggcagcacccgatctcttacagggggctgtgatccgcacaattaagccctcaggtgccgcacctgaggggttaattgtgcgtatcatagccccctgtaagagatcaggtgctgccaggcagcaggggccagacccccctccttccccagtattatattcattggtggccagtgcagcccccctccctccccagtattatattcattggtggccagtgaggcccccctccctccctccccagtattatattcattggtggcaagtgcggccccccctccctccgcagtattatattcattggtggccagtgcggccccccctccctccccagtattatattcattggtggccagtgcggcccccccctccctccacagtattatattcattggtggcca
This genomic interval carries:
- the LOC120980786 gene encoding protein RD3-like, with the translated sequence MFLAGLFGWNDPDGSAVKLAPRGSAELVTETLMIELGSHLKRAEKQQRERLIEYRRVKNGVDYTWLASFPRQGYEISPDDQLELRDICSKIKPSQCGPVILRFRRLMLEFEPEGAEIPRVFRSVLQDFVTQDEEERKTQDGRWGKRRRAKSLATFTFKPSRLRVNPFQLEDTHGSDTESELVASGRARSKSMPEFSIAREVQ